The following coding sequences are from one Alosa alosa isolate M-15738 ecotype Scorff River chromosome 13, AALO_Geno_1.1, whole genome shotgun sequence window:
- the tmem145 gene encoding transmembrane protein 145: protein MEKVLGLAVLSSILCVGSVVGKYVRGIVNTKEDWLFLTRFCFLTNFGRLDFRFRYPKSRCCQNILLYFDDSSQWPAVYKRPEKDCYQREAVLRPENNQVINLTTDYKWSGCAVEVEGDEETLSCVGGRSFRSVRERWWYIALSKCGGEGLLLEYELKLTNGQSFWTQHFSADEFGILETDITFLVIFIVVFTLSCYFAHNLKGRQLLHTTYKMFMTAAGVEVLSLLFFCSYWGLYARDGVGNGSLKMMGKLLFSVSFLIFLLMLIVLGKGFTVTRARISHSGSVKLSIYMTIYTITYIILFIYEAEFFDPGEVLYAYDSPAGYGLMGLQLLAYVWFCYAVLVSLKHYPEKQPFYIPFFSAYTLWFFAVPVMALIANFGIPRWAREKIVNGIQLGIHLYAHIVFLVITRPSAANKNFPYHVRTSQIGILLSSPKGTGGESFPHHAYGNSTFLGDSQPNFTELFSINAPMKAVDEAVVRKSHEVPRNSEQKIITTTADLISNLTPPPPPVPPRIAAHSPPTLRLSSHFTEYFSMQGGAGQGSKA, encoded by the exons ATGGAGAAGGTGCTGGGTCTGGCGGTATTGTCGAGTATTTTATGTGTCGGCTCCGTTGTTGGGAAATATGTCAGAGGAATCGTCAACACGAAAGAG GACTGGCTCTTCCTGACCCGCTTCTGCTTCCTGACCAACTTTGGCAGGTTGGACTTCAGATTCCGCTACCCAAAG TCACGCTGCTGTCAGAACATATTGCTCTACTTTGATGACAGCTCCCAATGGCCAGCAGTGTACAAAAGGCCAGAGAAG GACTGCTACCAGAGGGAGGCTGTGCTGCGGCCAGAGAATAATCAGGTCATCAACCTGACCACCGACTACAAGTGGTCAGGCTGCGCG gtggaggtggagggcgaTGAGGAGACTCTGAGCTGCGTGGGAGGCCGCAGTTTCCGCTCGGTCAGAGAGAGGTGGTGGTACATCGCTCTCAGCAAGTgcggg GGAGAGGGGTTGCTGTTGGAGTACGAGTTGAAACTAACCAACGGCCAGTCCTTCTGGACTCAGCATTTCTCAGCGGATGAGTTTG gGATTCTGGAGACAGACATCACCTTCCTGGTGATCTTCATCGTCGTATTCACCCTCTCCTGCTACTTTGCAC ATAACCTAAAGGGAAGACAGCTTCTTCACACAACCTATAAGATGTTTATGACAGCGGCAGGAGTGGAGG tcctgaGCCTGCTCTTCTTCTGCTCCTACTGGGGCTTGTATGCCAGGGACGGAGTGGGCAACGGCAGTCTGAAAATGATGG gGAAATTATTGTTCTCTGTCAGTTTTTTGATCTTCCTGCTTATGCTGATTGTATTAGGAAAAGGCTTCACAGTGACCAG GGCGCGCATCAGCCACAGTGGCTCTGTGAAGCTGTCCATCTACATGACCATCTACACCATCACCTACATCATCCTGTTCATCTACGAGGCCGAG tTCTTTGATCCCGGAGAGGTCCTGTATGCGTACGACAGTCCGGCCGGCTACGGTCTGATGGGGCTGCAGCTGCTGGCGTACGTGTGGTTCTGCTACGCCGTGCTGGTCTCGCTCAAGCACTACCCCGAGAAGCAGCCCTTCTACATCCCCTTCTTCTCCGCTTACACTCTTTG gtTTTTTGCTGTGCCCGTGATGGCGCTGATTGCCAACTTTGGGATCCCTCGCTGGGCCCGGGAGAAGATCGTCAACGGCATCCAGCTGGGCATCCACCTCTATGCCCACATCGTCTTCCTG GTCATCACACGGCCCTCTGCAGCCAATAAGAATTTCCCCTACCACGTGCGCACATCCCAGATCGGCATCCTACTGTCCAGCCCGAAGGGCACGGGAGGAGAGAGCTTCCCGCACCACGCTTACGGGAACAGCACCTTTCTGGGCGACTCCCAGCCCAACTTCACTGAGCTCTTCTCCATAAAC GCCCCGATGAAGGCCGTGGACGAGGCGGTGGTGCGCAAGAGCCATGAGGTGCCACGGAACAGCGAGCAGAagatcatcaccaccacagccGACCTCATCTCCAATCTGACCCCTCCGCCTCCACCTGTGCCCCCCCGCATCGCAGCCCACTCGCCACCCACCCTCCGCCTCTCCTCCCACTTCACTGAGTACTTTAGCATGCAGGGAGGGGCAGGCCAGGGGTCCAAAGCAtag
- the mrpl17 gene encoding 39S ribosomal protein L17, mitochondrial, whose amino-acid sequence MRLTLRALISHGRVARKMGLGPESRINMLRNILTGLVRHERIETTWARADEVQFYAEKLIDYAKRGDTDEKAMQMANFWLTEKDLLPKLFKVLAPRFENQSKAYTYMARLPNRENLDRAAMAVLEYKGNPFPPLFPAKRENELTLINQLLKGYREERAQLSGSKP is encoded by the exons GCCGTGTGGCCCGTAAAATGGGTCTGGGACCCGAGTCTCGGATCAACATGCTCAGGAACATTTTGACAGGACTGGTTCGGCATGAGAGAATAGAGACCACGTGGGCACGGGCAGATGAAGTCCAGTTCTACGCCGAGAAA CTGATAGACTATGCGAAGAGAGGAGACACGGATGAGAAAGCGATGCAAATGGCCAACTTCTGGCTCACG GAAAAGGATTTGCTCCCCAAGCTTTTCAAAGTTCTAGCACCGAGGTTTGAGAACCAGAGCAAAGCTTACACATACATGGCACGGCTGCCCAACAGGGAGAACTTGGATCGCGCCGCCATGGCTGTGCTGGAGTACAAGGGCAACCCGTTCCCTCCACTCTTCCCAGCCAAACGGGAAAACGAACTGACTCTGATCAACCAGCTGCTGAAGGGCTACAGGGAGGAGCGGGCACAGCTTAGTGGCAGTAAACCCTGA